A stretch of Alkalicella caledoniensis DNA encodes these proteins:
- a CDS encoding IS1634 family transposase: MRLQIVSSKNAASLYVVKSIYENGKRSSKVVEKLGTVADLEKKLIDQDPIEWAKNYVEELNKKEKEEKREVLVKYSPSKLIDKGEPRLFNGGYLFLQKIYHDLGLHKICMEISQKYKFDFDLDSILSRLIYGRIIFPSSKLATYELSKKFIEQPKYDLHQIYRALEILAKETDFIQSSLYKNSLKVSKRNTGVLYYDCTNYFFEIEQGDGIKQYGPSKEHRPNPIVQMGLFMDGDGIPLAFSINRGNMNEQLTLKPLEKKIVSDFELSKFIVCTDAGLASEANRKFNDKDGRAFITTQSIKKLKAHLKKWALDPDGWKLPGSKKNYDISELDEMIDKATPEDKAKISAKVYFKERWIKENGFEQRLIVTYSIKYRDYQRKIRNSQIERAQKTIDTNPTKIKKCNANDYKRFIHKTSYTPDGEIAKKEIYSIDQAIIQKEEAFDGFYGVCTNLEDDVPEIIKVNHRRWEIEECFRIMKSEFKARPVFLKKDDRIEAHFSTCFISLVIYRMLEKRLKEEFTCHEIISELRDMNFKEIKGEGYEPLYTRTDFTDALHEAFDFRTDYQIVTKSKMKKILKDTKK; this comes from the coding sequence ATGAGACTACAAATTGTTAGTTCAAAAAATGCCGCATCTTTATATGTGGTTAAGTCTATTTACGAAAATGGAAAGCGCTCTTCTAAAGTTGTTGAAAAGCTCGGTACCGTTGCTGATTTAGAAAAAAAATTAATCGACCAAGATCCCATAGAATGGGCAAAAAATTACGTAGAAGAACTTAACAAAAAAGAAAAGGAAGAAAAAAGGGAAGTTCTTGTAAAGTACTCCCCCTCAAAACTTATTGATAAAGGTGAACCACGCTTGTTTAACGGCGGTTACCTATTCCTGCAAAAAATATATCATGATCTTGGGCTACACAAGATTTGTATGGAAATATCACAAAAATATAAGTTTGATTTTGATTTAGACTCGATTCTTTCCAGGCTTATTTACGGTAGAATTATCTTCCCTTCTTCAAAACTTGCTACATATGAGCTTTCTAAAAAGTTTATAGAACAACCCAAATATGATTTGCATCAAATATACAGAGCTCTTGAAATTCTTGCTAAGGAGACAGACTTTATCCAGTCCTCCTTGTACAAAAATAGCTTGAAGGTCTCCAAAAGAAATACCGGCGTTCTTTACTATGATTGCACCAATTACTTTTTTGAAATAGAGCAGGGAGATGGTATAAAGCAGTATGGTCCGTCAAAAGAACACAGACCAAACCCGATAGTCCAAATGGGGCTATTCATGGACGGGGATGGCATTCCTCTGGCTTTTAGCATTAACAGGGGGAATATGAATGAGCAACTGACTCTAAAACCATTGGAAAAGAAAATCGTTTCTGATTTTGAGCTTTCTAAATTTATCGTGTGCACAGATGCTGGGTTGGCTTCAGAAGCTAATCGAAAGTTTAACGACAAGGATGGTCGAGCTTTTATTACCACACAATCTATTAAAAAATTAAAAGCACACCTGAAGAAATGGGCTCTTGATCCTGATGGCTGGAAACTTCCAGGCAGCAAAAAAAACTATGATATTTCTGAACTCGATGAAATGATAGATAAGGCTACTCCTGAAGATAAAGCAAAAATAAGTGCAAAGGTCTATTTCAAAGAACGTTGGATCAAAGAAAATGGCTTTGAACAAAGATTGATTGTAACTTATTCGATCAAATACAGGGATTATCAGCGCAAAATCCGCAACTCACAAATAGAACGTGCTCAAAAGACTATAGATACAAACCCGACAAAAATCAAGAAATGTAATGCTAACGATTACAAAAGATTTATTCATAAAACGAGCTATACTCCTGATGGTGAAATTGCAAAGAAAGAAATATACAGCATTGATCAAGCTATCATCCAAAAAGAAGAAGCTTTTGATGGTTTTTATGGAGTTTGTACAAATCTTGAGGATGATGTACCTGAAATAATTAAGGTAAATCACAGGAGATGGGAAATCGAGGAATGCTTTAGGATTATGAAAAGTGAATTCAAAGCAAGACCTGTATTCTTAAAAAAAGATGACCGTATTGAAGCACATTTCAGCACATGCTTTATATCTTTAGTCATCTATAGAATGCTAGAAAAGCGACTTAAAGAGGAATTTACCTGTCATGAAATTATTAGTGAATTAAGAGATATGAATTT
- a CDS encoding IS3 family transposase, protein MYLTIQELKKTKGYSITKLCVFAKVQRSSYYKWLNREASTNEQFNKTLIPLIRDAYEERGGILGYRQMTIKLNREQEFHVNHKRIYRLMKILGLKSVCRRKRKNYIKSTPEITAKNVLSRNFNANGFGEKWLTDVTEMKYGISGKAYLSAILDLGDKSIVSFVLGHSNNNALVFRTFDIAHEQHPDAKPIFHSDRGFQYTSKMFKNKLDNAGMTQSMSRISRCIDNGPMEAFFGTLKSEMYYLNKFSSYQELESAVIEYIEYYNNHRYQKRLECMTPMEYRQHLLSKVA, encoded by the coding sequence ATCTATCTTACGATACAGGAACTTAAAAAGACTAAAGGTTATTCAATCACAAAACTCTGTGTTTTTGCGAAGGTTCAACGTTCCTCATATTACAAATGGTTAAACAGAGAAGCAAGTACTAATGAACAATTTAACAAAACTTTAATACCATTAATCAGAGATGCATATGAAGAGAGAGGCGGTATACTTGGGTATCGTCAGATGACAATCAAGTTAAACAGAGAGCAAGAATTCCATGTAAACCATAAGAGAATCTACAGACTGATGAAAATACTAGGTTTAAAATCTGTATGCCGTAGAAAGAGAAAGAACTACATCAAATCCACACCAGAAATAACTGCAAAAAACGTACTAAGCAGGAACTTTAATGCAAATGGATTTGGGGAGAAATGGCTTACTGATGTAACAGAGATGAAATATGGAATCAGTGGAAAAGCCTATCTAAGTGCCATACTTGACCTCGGAGATAAGAGCATAGTGTCCTTTGTCTTGGGTCATTCAAATAACAATGCACTGGTATTTAGAACGTTTGACATTGCCCATGAGCAGCACCCTGATGCAAAGCCAATTTTCCACAGTGATAGGGGATTTCAATACACCTCAAAAATGTTCAAAAACAAGTTGGATAATGCGGGTATGACACAGAGTATGTCTAGAATCTCCCGTTGTATAGATAACGGCCCTATGGAGGCATTTTTTGGTACCCTTAAGTCAGAAATGTACTATCTCAACAAATTCAGCTCATATCAGGAATTGGAATCTGCTGTCATTGAATACATAGAGTATTACAATAATCATCGTTATCAGAAGAGGCTTGAATGTATGACTCCAATGGAGTATAGGCAACACCTTTTAAGTAAGGTAGCATAA
- a CDS encoding helix-turn-helix domain-containing protein, producing the protein MGRKSKFSPEEKLEYVLMCIEGKNSVSHAAKLIGVSKDTMRRWVSNYMSLGVDGLTTSAKNTSHSSNAKELAIKEYLSGKGSLHDICFQYGIRSTGILHTWVMKYNSHEKLKSSGTGGVSIMTKGRKTHFDERVEIVKYCIENKCNYVETAQKFNVSYQQVNSWTNKYLKKGIEALQDKRGKRKSEDDMSEMDKLKAQNKLLEAEIRQKQMEIDFLKKLKEIERGRF; encoded by the coding sequence ATGGGTCGGAAAAGTAAATTCTCACCAGAAGAAAAGTTAGAGTATGTTCTTATGTGTATAGAAGGAAAAAATTCAGTTAGCCATGCAGCTAAGTTAATCGGTGTCAGTAAAGATACCATGAGGAGATGGGTCAGTAATTATATGTCGTTGGGTGTTGATGGGTTGACTACTAGTGCAAAGAATACTAGCCATTCTTCAAATGCAAAGGAATTAGCGATAAAGGAATACCTTTCTGGTAAGGGTTCTTTGCATGATATATGTTTTCAATATGGAATACGCTCTACAGGGATACTTCATACATGGGTTATGAAGTATAATAGTCATGAGAAATTAAAATCTTCTGGTACTGGAGGAGTATCTATCATGACTAAAGGAAGAAAGACCCATTTTGATGAAAGAGTAGAAATAGTAAAGTACTGTATTGAGAATAAATGCAACTATGTTGAAACAGCACAGAAGTTTAATGTATCTTACCAGCAGGTTAATTCATGGACTAATAAATACCTAAAAAAAGGTATAGAAGCCCTTCAAGACAAGCGAGGCAAAAGAAAGTCAGAAGATGACATGTCTGAAATGGACAAACTTAAAGCCCAAAACAAACTACTTGAAGCTGAAATTCGCCAGAAGCAAATGGAGATAGATTTTTTAAAAAAGTTGAAAGAAATAGAAAGGGGGCGGTTTTAA